taaCATCAtcacatgcatttattttttatgacatggaaacaaccttgattcaaccagtttttgcccagtgggaagtcCCTAGAATTCATGTGTGTGTCCACTTTGTAGTTCAGTACATCCATTGCTGACCAAATACCTCTCTTGTGATGATGGTACCTATGACACAGGACCAGGTCCAAGGGACAAAGGATGACCTGCTTGACCCAGGTCATTATGTTAAATCAATAcatcatcttctttttaataaaaaaaaaaaacaagtcacATTTTTGCAAGTGATTTAAAACTATACATTGCTGTTACAGCTTCTTAGCATAAAGAGATGAATCCAGGGCCATTCCTGTCTGTGTTTTCATGGGATCTACACAGTATGAtggaaggaggtagagagagagaaagccaggtGTTAATTTGTTCCAGAACCCCTACACGTCATCAGTAGTGGATGTTTACCCAGCGTGGCATTGCGACTCCACAGCTAGATACGAAATGGGCCCTCCGAAGCCTTTGAGCTTACCTGAGCTTTCTCCCATCTCACATTAActgtgcacacatacacacactccataTTTACATTCACACAAGTACATACACACCGATGACAGCATATGTGTTGGCAGAAGAGCTACACACAGTGGTCTGTGGTGCACCAGAGTACCTAGTTACCAATAAAATGTAAATTATTAGCCCCAACAGTGACTGTTTGTGGGAACACACTCTGTTTAATTTGTCTGAGGGGTCAATAGCCACAAAGAGAAGCCAAACACAGGTGTTGCGATCTGGTCAATTTCTCTCCATGCCCTCACTCCTTGTCTGGCCTTAATTATTTCCTGTCTGACTCATGCTGGGCTGCGTACCTAATGACATCTCGTTTGGGTGTCTTTTTCCATAATTTCATTCTTATCATTTAATTTAACCTCCACCACCTgctcttttttgttttgtttcatctTTCACTCATTGTTTTCCCCAGCTCTTCATTTGTCTTGAGATTTGTTTTAACAGCAGCTTTTCACACAGCCAGACACTGACGTCTTCTTCTCTCATGTACCTCATGCTTCTGGGAATTTACCAAACAAGTTTTTCACCTGAATGAAGTGCAAGAACACAATTAAAGCCGTTTGGAAAACCCTCAATGACGTATTGTCTGGCTACTATTGTGCCTTGGCCCTGAAAGAGCCCATAAGAGGCATAACAGACATAAAGCCGCTGTCAAGTCTGTCACATCCCTTTTAAGGTCCCTTTTAATttgtgtctctccttctctccattgaGCTACAGATGCTTCTCAACAAAAGATAAGATATGAAAGATCTCCTCAGTTTAATAAGTCTTTCTGGTCTCTCCACAGGACAGATGGGTGGGagttgagagagacagacagacatccccctactcctccatctctcctgccTGGACTTCTGCTCACCGCCCCCTCAGAGATGGCAGAGGACATGTGGGAGAACAGCACAGTCCCCAGCCCTTACCCCGACCTCCCCTGGTCTTTCCTACTATGCAACGACACCCTCCTCAACGACACCCTCCTCAACGACACCCTCCTCAACTGTATCAACTCCACCAACATTCCAGAGATGCCATTAGGACCCAGTGTAGCAGGGGTCCTCATCCCACTCATCTACATCATTGTCTGTGTCATCGGCCTGGGCGGGAACAGCCTGGTCATACACATTGTGCTGCACTACTCCAAGACGGAGTCTGTGACTAACATCTACATCCTGAACCTGGCCATCGCTGATGAGCTCTTCATGCTGGGCCTGCCCTTCCTGGCTGTCCAGAACACCCTCCAGTTTTGGCCCTTTGGCTCCTTTATGTGCCGCCTGGTCATGACCGTGGACTCCATCAACCAGTTCACCTCCATCTTCTGCCTGACCGTCATGAGCATTGACCGCTACCTGGCAGTGGTCCATCCCATACGCTCCTCCAGGTGGCGGCGGCCCCAGGTGGCCAAGGTGGTCAACGGCACAGTGTGGGCCATCTCCTTCCTGGTGGTCCTGCCTGTGGTAATCTTCGCCAACGTCCACAAGACAGGCGGCACCTGTAATATCTCCTGGCCTCGGCCGGCCGACATTTGGCGGGCGGCTTTTATCATCTACACGTCCACAGTGGGTTTCTTCTGCCCACTCCTCATCATCTGCCTCTGCTACCTGCTCATCGTCTTCAAGATCCGCAGCTCTGGCAAGAAGGTCCACGCCACGTCCACCAAGCGCAGGAAGTCGGAGCGCAAGGTGACGCGCATGGTGGTGATCGTGGTGGCCGTGTTCGTCTTCTGCTGGTTGCCCTTCTACGCCCTCAACATCCTCAACCTGCTGGTGTCTCTGCCATCAGAGTACCCGGGCCTCTACTACTTTGTTGTGGTAATGGGCTACGCCAACAGCTGCGCCAACCCCATCGTCTACGGCTTCCTGTCAGAAAACTTTAAGCGGGGCTTCCGCAAGGCCCTGTGTCGCTCCTCACGCAAGGTGGAGAGCCACGACCTGACAGAGcgccagc
Above is a window of Salmo salar chromosome ssa03, Ssal_v3.1, whole genome shotgun sequence DNA encoding:
- the LOC106601468 gene encoding somatostatin receptor type 5, whose translation is MAEDMWENSTVPSPYPDLPWSFLLCNDTLLNDTLLNDTLLNCINSTNIPEMPLGPSVAGVLIPLIYIIVCVIGLGGNSLVIHIVLHYSKTESVTNIYILNLAIADELFMLGLPFLAVQNTLQFWPFGSFMCRLVMTVDSINQFTSIFCLTVMSIDRYLAVVHPIRSSRWRRPQVAKVVNGTVWAISFLVVLPVVIFANVHKTGGTCNISWPRPADIWRAAFIIYTSTVGFFCPLLIICLCYLLIVFKIRSSGKKVHATSTKRRKSERKVTRMVVIVVAVFVFCWLPFYALNILNLLVSLPSEYPGLYYFVVVMGYANSCANPIVYGFLSENFKRGFRKALCRSSRKVESHDLTERQQQQEVRGRVLKPRESLRRVVRDEEEEEDDDDREDVTEMTEICRIAQNGNGHPESSQALLTPKAPAPGASEHVASPERKAKAGDIGGKGPSLGPPASLHNGHTNGSVKPLPEEPVEKNTSLEISYL